The window CAACCCTGATGCCGTCGATAAAGCCGCTGCTAAACCCCCAACAGCTACTAAAGCAATTACCCAAGGTGCTAGTTTTGCCACTTCTGGCGTTGAGAGGACAATAATATCGGGGTCAATTACAATTTCGCTAGTTGTTTTATCAGGCTTCAACTCAATTCGCCCATTGCCATCTTTGTCCTCAAAGGTCAATAGTTTGGTATTTTCCCACTTCTTCGCCCAGTCCAATTGATGGATTTCTTCAATTGTGTGATTGTGCAATGAACTAATTAAGTTGTAGCGGGCAAATGTGGCTAAAGCGGGTGCAGTCGTGTACAGCAATGCGATAAATAATAGCGCCCAACCGGCAGAGTAGCGTGCGGCGCGTACATCAGGAACGGTGTAAAAACGGACAATCACATGAGGTAGTCCCGCTGTTCCTACCATTAGTGCGATGGTGATGAACAAAACATCCAGCATCGACTTATTGGCAAACGGCTTCGTATATTCTTGGAAACCGAGATCAAGCTGGACTTGGTTGAGTTTCGGGACAATATCGCTAAAGGCGAAGGACAACTGAGGGATAGGGTTTTTGGTAAGGAGTAGGGAAATTGCGATCGCCGGAATTAGGTAAGCAATAATTAACACAAAGTATTGCGCTACCTGAGTCCAGGTAATGCCTTTCATTCCCCCCAGCACCGAGAAAAAGCCGACAATCACCATCCCGATGATCACACCCGTGCTAATGTCTACCTGGAGAAAGCGGCTAAACACAATCCCCACACCCCTCATTTGTCCTGCCACATAAGTCATGGAGACAAAGATTGCCGCAATCACAGCGACGACACGAGCAACGTTGGAATAATAGCGATCGCCCACAAAATCCGGTACTGTATATTTGCCGAACTTCCGCAGGTAGGGAGCCAACAACAGAGCTAACAGCACGTAGCCGCCAGTCCAACCCATCAGGTAAATCGAGCCATCATAACCTAGGAAGGAAATCAGCCCCGCCATCGAGATAAACGAAGCCGCTGACATCCAATCCGCCGCCGTAGCTGCACCATTCGCGAGGGCAGGAACACCCTGCCCAGCCACAAAAAAGCCTTTGCTATCTTTAACGCGAGAACGCCACCCAATGTAGAGATACAAAATAAAAGAGATAATGACCAGAGTCGTTGTCCAAGCCTCAACCGACATTTATTTACTTCTCCTATTGACACCATATTTGCGATCAATCTTGTCCATCTGCACGGCGTAGACAAAAATCAATCCAACGAAGACGAAAATAGAGCCTTGCTGCGCCATCCAGAAGCCGAAGGGTACGCCGCCCAAACGGATATTATTCAAAGGCTGGACAAGAAGGATACTGAAGACAAGGGACACCAGTGCCCAAACAATGAGGAGATTCCTAATTAAAGCGGTGTTGGCACGCCAGTAAGCCTGACGCTTATCTTGGTTCATAATTTTGACTTTTTAAACGCTCAGAGGAATATCTTATTAAACACTATTTAATTTGTGGTTATATTCAGTTGGATATCCTTGACTTTTGTCAAGAGCATCAAGCGTTTTTTATCAATTCTTATTAGACAATGTGTAAATTCTGTGTTTATGACAAAACGATGTAATCGAAGTTGTATTCATTCCGTAGCACATTCGTTTTCTCTCCAACCCTGCCTTTGTCATGACGACTAGGGGTGATAAAAAACCGCCGATTTTAGGCGCGGCAAAACAGACAAAAGAAACTTTGATGTTTCTTATCTCGCTTTAATGAAGCCGTAGAAAAGTTTTGTCTAGATTTAATAAAACCGTAAGAATACTGAGCAAATTTACTTAGATATAGATGATGATAGATGGTGAGTTGGGCTGAGGGGCGTCTGCTATCAAAATTCCGTGTTAAGGAGAATTATTGGTATGTCCCTATCTCCCTCGAAAACCAATCTGCTAAAAGCCCGAAAACTCCTGGGACTTTTAGCTTTTTTTTGTCTTTTGCCCGTTCCTG of the Allocoleopsis franciscana PCC 7113 genome contains:
- a CDS encoding sodium:solute symporter family protein codes for the protein MSVEAWTTTLVIISFILYLYIGWRSRVKDSKGFFVAGQGVPALANGAATAADWMSAASFISMAGLISFLGYDGSIYLMGWTGGYVLLALLLAPYLRKFGKYTVPDFVGDRYYSNVARVVAVIAAIFVSMTYVAGQMRGVGIVFSRFLQVDISTGVIIGMVIVGFFSVLGGMKGITWTQVAQYFVLIIAYLIPAIAISLLLTKNPIPQLSFAFSDIVPKLNQVQLDLGFQEYTKPFANKSMLDVLFITIALMVGTAGLPHVIVRFYTVPDVRAARYSAGWALLFIALLYTTAPALATFARYNLISSLHNHTIEEIHQLDWAKKWENTKLLTFEDKDGNGRIELKPDKTTSEIVIDPDIIVLSTPEVAKLAPWVIALVAVGGLAAALSTASGLLLVISSAFAHDIYYRMINPGASESLRVMVGRVMVGFALAIAGYFGVNPPGFVAQVVAFAFGLAAASFFPIIILGVFDKRTNREGAIAGMIVGLCFTIFYIIGVKFYGMQPWFFGVSAEGIGTLGMVLNFIVTWSVSRVTPPPPLEVQEMVEVLRMPGDEPPAIEELDEAHLD
- a CDS encoding DUF4212 domain-containing protein; this encodes MNQDKRQAYWRANTALIRNLLIVWALVSLVFSILLVQPLNNIRLGGVPFGFWMAQQGSIFVFVGLIFVYAVQMDKIDRKYGVNRRSK